In the Streptomyces spororaveus genome, GTGACCCAGCGGTACTCCAGGACGACCGGGGTGCGCTCCACCTCGACGGTGGCCGTGAAGGCGGGCGCGTACGCGGCGGGCGGCGGACAGCTGCCGGAGTAGGAGGAGCGCACCGTGTCCACGTACACCGACACGTGCTGCCCCGGCGAGCCCGAGGCGGACACCGACGCCGAAGCGGGCGGAGCCGTCGAAGGCGTCGTGGTGACGGCCCGGTCGGTGGTCGTCGCCGGGCCGGTCGGGGCGCCGCCCGTCCCGCCGCCCTTCCCGTTCGTGTCCTCGCGGTCCTTGAGCAGCAGCCACCCCACCGCGACCAGGGCCAGCAGCATCAGCACGATCCCGGCCGCCAGGACCAGCCCGGCCCGGCTCCCGCGCGCCCCCGGCCCGGACGCGGGCCGTGGCGGCGGCGTCCCGTAAGGCGACTCGGGCGGTGCGCCGGACCGCGTCCCGTACGGCGTCGTGTGCGACCTGTCCGACCCGTTCGGCCCGTGCCCCTCGTGCACCGGTCCGGTCGTCGGCGCCTCCGGCCCCGACACCGGTCCGCCGGGGGCCCGTACGGTCCCGCCCGCGCCCACCACCCGCAGCATCCGGGCCGCCTCCGCCGCGGGCAGCCGCTCGGCCGGGTCCTTGCGCAGCAGCCCCTCCAGTACGGGCTCCAGCGCGCCGGCCCGGCGCGGCGGCGGCAACTCCGCGTCCACCACGGCCCGCAGGGTGTCCAGCGGGGTGGCCTGCCGGAAGGGCGATACCCCCTCGACGGCGGCGTAGAGCATGACCCCGAGCGCCCACAGGTCCGAAGCGGGTCCCGGATCGCGCCCCAACGCCCTCTCGGGCGCCAGGAATTCGGGCGAGCCGACCAGCTCGCCCGGCATGGTGATCGCCGAGGAGCCCTCCAGGGTCGCGATCCCGAAGTCGCCGAGCACCACCCGGCCGTCGTTGGCGATCAGGACGTTGCCCGGCTTCACGTCCCGGTGCAGCACCCCGGAGTCGTGCGCGGAGCGCAGCGCGGCGAGCACCTGTTCCCCGACGTGCGCGGCCCGCTGAGGGGTCATCGGCCCCTCGGCCTCCAGGACGTCCGCCAGCGAGAGTCCGCGCACCAGCTCCATCACGATCCAGGGGCGTCCGTCCTCGGACGCCACGTCGTAGACGGTGACGACCCCCCGGTGCGAGACGCGGGCCGCGGCCCAGGCCTCCCGTTCCAGCCGCCGGTACAGCCGCTCCAGTTCGGCGGGTTCCAGTCCGGCCGGGGCCCGCACCTCCTTGACGGCGACCTCGCGGGCGAGTACCTCGTCGCGGGCCCGCCACACGGTGCCCATCCCGCCGCGGCCGATCGGTTCGAGCAGCCGGTAGCGGCCCGAGATGACACGATCGGAGTTCGATTGGTCACTCACGCGCGCCCCCGAGTGTGCTCCCGTGCGCCCCGGTGTCATCGGGCGGTCACTCCAAGTTAGCGCAGTGTGGGCCAAGTGGCCCCTGTCGTGACGGGACCGACGCAGAGGCCTTTCGCAGCGTGACGTCTGTGCGGAGAGTAATCGGCGACTCCGCTGAGTAATCGTCAACTCCCCGTCGCCACAGGGGTAATTCACACCACCGGGATAC is a window encoding:
- a CDS encoding serine/threonine-protein kinase, with the protein product MSDQSNSDRVISGRYRLLEPIGRGGMGTVWRARDEVLAREVAVKEVRAPAGLEPAELERLYRRLEREAWAAARVSHRGVVTVYDVASEDGRPWIVMELVRGLSLADVLEAEGPMTPQRAAHVGEQVLAALRSAHDSGVLHRDVKPGNVLIANDGRVVLGDFGIATLEGSSAITMPGELVGSPEFLAPERALGRDPGPASDLWALGVMLYAAVEGVSPFRQATPLDTLRAVVDAELPPPRRAGALEPVLEGLLRKDPAERLPAAEAARMLRVVGAGGTVRAPGGPVSGPEAPTTGPVHEGHGPNGSDRSHTTPYGTRSGAPPESPYGTPPPRPASGPGARGSRAGLVLAAGIVLMLLALVAVGWLLLKDREDTNGKGGGTGGAPTGPATTTDRAVTTTPSTAPPASASVSASGSPGQHVSVYVDTVRSSYSGSCPPPAAYAPAFTATVEVERTPVVLEYRWVTRSGRTSGPDWRSVMYEEGGPRSRRLEHTELTHDPAGAFEDAVRLEVRGPAEVATQWVATSVTCRKETPTSGAPSPGPSPSPASPTSPTASAPAASGTGEPDRTDRTDGTDQAAFVKTGR